Proteins from a genomic interval of Arachis hypogaea cultivar Tifrunner chromosome 10, arahy.Tifrunner.gnm2.J5K5, whole genome shotgun sequence:
- the LOC112715773 gene encoding small ribosomal subunit protein eS12 encodes MAGEEGPVVAAEPAAPAIGEPMDIMTALQLTLRKSLAYGGLARGLHEGAKVIEKRTAQLVVLAEDCDQPDYVKLVKALCAEHNVSLLTVPSAKTLGEWAGLCKIDSEGKARKVTGCSCVVVKDFGEEHEAYNVVLQHVKAQ; translated from the exons ATGGCTGG TGAAGAAGGTCCTGTTGTGGCAGCTGAGCCAGCAGCTCCTGCCATCGGCGAGCCAATGGATATCATGACTGCCTTACAGCTAACACTTAGGAAGTCACTTGCTTATGGTGGTCTTGCACGAGGCCTTCATGAGGGTGCCAAGGTGATCGAGAAGCGCACTGCTCAGCTCGTTGTTCTTGCTGAGGATTGTGACCAACCTGACTATGTTAAACTCGTCAAGGCGCTTTGTGCTGAGCACAATGTTAGTTTGTTGACAGTTCCAAGTGCAAAGACCCTTGGAGAATGGGCTGGG TTGTGCAAGATTGATTCGGAAGGAAAAGCTAGGAAGGTAACTGGTTGCTCCTGCGTAGTTGTGAAG GATTTTGGAGAAGAACATGAAGCCTATAATGTTGTCCTTCAGCACGTTAAAGCTCAATGA